GTTCCCTGATTTCCATACTGTGGAGAAGTTTGTGTGGATTTGATGTGAACTACGGCATCCAATACCTTTTTAGAGGTATCCGTAAAATCCAAGGGTTTAATGTTCCCGTCGTCATCAGCAGTATACAGAACATGCTTCCCCTGTACCGTTTCAACCGTAGTAACCCCTTTTATTTCCTCCTTTTGATTTAATTTGTTTACACCTATAACCCCTAGGCTAACGGCCAAGGCTATTAAGGCGGAAAAGAAGTAAACCTTGAAACTTCCTTTGCTTGATTTGTTTGTATCCATTTGTATTACTGTTTATGTTTTTTGTTTTACTACAAAATTAGGTCAATACCCATGCCAGTTGAACAGTTGGCAGTGCTAAATATTTTTTAAAATTTCTTGTTTTTTTAAGTTCTTTTTTAGACTAATTGGTCTGTTTTAAGAAAAAAGATTCTAATAATTGAAAGGAATGTGTTTTTCACCGACTTTTCTAGGTAACTGGCAGATTGTAATTCACTTTACCTAGGAAAAAATGAATTAGTGACCAACTTTCCGGTCTGTTCATGCCATTTTGACTTAATATGGAATTTTCCATCGTTAGCAACCGATAAAATATATCAATAATAAAACCATTGACTTTTTTTATCGTATGTTTAAATAGAATAAGGATGATAATTTAATTTTTGATGCGTAGTACCGCTGTCTTAGTATTTGCCAATTCTTCCCAAGAGGAAATGCGCTATAAACCCATAAACAATGGAGAGGTACTTTTTGATTCCTTGACCCAAAGAACGCTCAAGGAAGTTGAAAAAACATCGCTGGCCTATTTTCATATAACCGAGCATCATCAAAAAGGAAATTCTTTTGGGGAACGCTTTACCAATGCCATTAAAAGTGTTTTCGATCAGGGTTTTGAAAAAGTCATTACAGTAGGAAACGATACCCCCCATCTACAATCAGGGCACATCAAGGCTGCAGCTGAAGCATTGATTAAGGGAAGAACGGTTATTGGTCCTTCTTTGGATGGTGGCTTTTATTTGATGGGTATTCATCAAGAAAATTTTAATCCTGATGATTTCATTGATTTACCATGGCAAAATAGTTGCCTTTTAAGGACATTAATTGAAAACCTAGAAAAAAATAAGTGTTCATTTTATAAGCTACCCGTATTTGAGGACATCGACACTTTACATGATATCCAAAGGCTTTCCAATTATATCTCAACACTTGCTATTTCCCTAATATCAATTTTTTCCGATTGCCTAAATACAATAAACCGTACTGTCTTTTTTATAGGAACATTTTATAGTTCCATTTCCCTCCAACTGCCTTTGAACAAAGGTTCTCCAGTGTTTGTTCCAATCCGTTAAATCCTTTGGATTCCTTACAATCCAAAATTCGACTTAAGAACTAACACAATCGCTAATACATGAAATATATTATGTTGGTTATGACCTTGTTCATGACCGCAACGGGTTTTTGCCAAAATACGGTTTCCGGTACCGTAACGGATGCCGCTGGTAATCCCATCCCCTATGTCAATGTACTCCTATCCGGAACAAATAAAGGAACCATTACCAATGAAGAAGGAAAATTTTCGATTAATACGACCGATACCAAGGGTGTTTTGGAGTTTTCCGTTTTAGGATATCAAACGCAAAAAGTTCCCATTAATGATTTGCTCTATATAGAGGTCGCTTTATTGGAGTCTTCCGAGCAATTGGACGAAGTCGTCCTGACAGCTCTTGGACTAAAAAGGGAAACCAAGGAATTGGGCTATGTGGTCCAAAGTTTGGACGCACAAGGCGTTACCGAGGTGAAATCGGTCAATTTTTTGGATAACCTTACAGGTAAACTGGCAGGAGTTACAATCAGCCAAGGACCTACAGGAGTAGGCTCCACCTCAAAAATTACCATACGGGGAGAGGCTTCCTTCTCCAATAACAATCCACTCTTCATCGTAGACGGAGTGCCCATTAACAATAATTCGGTTTTTAACTTTACCAACGAAGCGGCTGCCGGCTTTCAGGAAATCGATTTTGGAAATGGTGCCATGGAAGTCAATCCTGATGATATTGCGGAAGTTTCGGTTTTAAAAGGGCCAAGTGCAGCGGCGCTATATGGTACAAGAGCTTCCAACGGTGTCATTGTCATTGAGACCAAAAGTGGTAGAAACAGTACAGGTCTTGGGATTAGCTATAATACTAGCTTTTTCGTGGATACTGCATTTCAATTGCCCGATTTCCAAAATGAATATGGACAGGGCAATGCGGGACAATTTGCCTTTGTAGATGGACTGGGAGGTGGTACCAACGATTTGATTTCCTACAGTTGGGGGCCGCGTTTGGACGTAGGTAATCTTATTCCTCAATTTGACAGCCCAGTTACTCTGCCCGACGGAACCGTGGTACGAGGTGGCGACACGGCACTTTATAGTGGTCTGCCTATTACGCCCACCCCATTTGTATCCCATCCGGATAACCTAAAGGATTTTTATAGGACGGGAACTACGCTTATTAACAACATTGCTGTTGCCTCCAATTTTGAAAAAGGCAACTACCGCCTCTCCTTTACGGATTTAAGAAGTGAATCCATCATTCCAGGTGTAAATCTGGACCGGCAAACCATAAGTGCACGATTGGGCTTTAGACCGACCGAAAAATTGAGTATCAATTCTTCTATCAGCTATATCAATTCCAAAAGTGATAACCGGCCATCAAACGGTTACGGTTCCGAAAACGTAAATTATTCCTTGGTAGGTTGGGGGCCAAGATCGCTGAACATGGAAAGCCTCAGGGATTATTGGCAACCCGGATTGGAAGGCGTTCAGCAGTATTCATTTAACTATACTTATTTTGATAATCCCTTTTTCATCATGTATGAAAACAGGAACTCCTTTAATAGGGACAGGGTCTTTGGAAATATCTCTGCGAGTTATGATATAACGGAACATTTGACCGCTTCTATTAGATCAGGAATGGACTATTCCAGTGAACTCCGCCAATTAAGGCGAGCCTTTAGTTCCAACAGATTCCAGAATGGAGGATATGCGGAGCATGATGTTTTCTATAGGGAAATAAATACCGATTTTCTTTTAAATTATATCAATCGTTTTAATGATGTAAGCCTCGATGTTAGTGTAGGTGGAAACCGGTTGGACCAAAAAGCATTTACTTCACAATCCCAGACAACAAGTTTGGCCCAGCCGAGAATTTTCAGGCTTTCGAACGCGGCCTCCCCGGTAGAAGTTTTCGAGTTTGAATCGAACAAACGCATCAATAGCTTTTATGGTTTGGTGAAACTGGGCTATAAGGATTTTCTATTTTTAGATATTACCGGCAGGAACGATTGGTCCAGTGCTTTGGCCACACCTTTTTCCGTAGACAATACCTCATTCTTTTACCCTTCTGTCTCTTCTAGTTTTATTCTATCAGAGGTTGTAGACGTTCCACAGTTTATTTCTTTTGCAAAACTCCGTGCCAGTTGGGCCCAAGTGGGTAATGATACCAATCCTTACCAAACCACAAGTGCCTTCGTGGCTCAAACTCCATTTAATGGACAGCCCACTTTTAGCAACCAAAACACCATTGCCAACCCCAATTTGCAACCGGAGCAGACTTCTTCTTTTGAAATTGGGGCGGATTTACGGTTTTTCGGCGATCAGTTGCATTTTGATATTTCCTATTATAATGCCCTGACCAAAAACCAAATTATCTCCCTGCCCATAGGAATTTCTTCCGGTTATACGAAGCAAGTAGTCAATGCAGGAAGTGTTCGTTCCAAAGGGTTGGAAATTATTACCGGAATTTCTCCCGTGGTATCTGAGAGTTTTTCATGGAACAGCACCTTAAATTTTAGCACCAACAGAGCCATTGTTGAAGATTTACCACAGGAAGACGGCCGCTTAACCCTAGCATATTCAAGAATCTATGATAGTCAAAACCAAACGGTATATCTTCAAGTGGAAGAAGGAGGTCGCGTTGGGGATCTTTATGGTACCGGTTATTTAAAAAATGAAAATGGAGATTTTATACTTACGGATGAAGGACGGTATATTCCCAATAACGATTTACAAAAACTAGGGAATTACAATCCCGATTTTATGTTGGGCTTTAATAACCAGTTTAAGTATAAGAACTGGAACCTTGGCTTTCTTTTGGACTGGCGACAAGGAGGAATCATTGTATCCAGAACCAGGGCCTTGGGCAACGTAGGAGGTCAATTGGCAGAAACGTCTTTTCGTCCGGAAGCAGGTATTGTACCTGTTGGTGTGGTCAACACGGGAACTGATGACAATCCTGTATATACCCCAAATACGGTTGCAGTATCTGCAGAGAGCTATTACAGACAGTTTTATGACCGTAACCATGAGGAAAACAACACGTATGATGCGTCTTTTCTAAAGTTACGTCAGTTCTCTATTGGATATACGTTTAAGGACTTATCTGTTTTTAATCAAGATGCGCGTTTAAATGTCTCCTTGATTGGCAGAAATCTTTTTGCCCTCACTGAAAATCCGCATTTTGACCCAGAGCAACTTGCCGTACAAGGACAAGGGTTTATTGGTGGTGTTGAGGATATGTCTTATGCCACCACACGTAGTATTGGTATTAAGGCAGGGTTTAATTTTTAAGAATGAAAACGATGAAAAAAACATATAGCTTATTACTTTTCTTGGCGATAATAAGTTGTACCCAAGATTTTGAGGATATCAACACCAATCCTAATTCCCCAGTAAGTGTACAACCCAGCCTTTTGCTGAGACAGGTCATTTATGATTATGGGGAGCAGATGTCCTATGAAGGTTTTACCGCTGGAAATTTGTTGGGACAATATACTACAGCTTTGGATTTTAACCTCTTTGATAGGCATAACTTAAAGTCTCCACAGTTGGGAGGAAATCCATGGCCCATATTCTATGAGAACCTTCGGGACAATGAAATCATATTGAATCTCTCACAGGAAAACACTTCATTTTCAGTATATGAAGGACCAGCACGAATAATGAAAGCCTATATGGCCGCCGCATTGACCGATTTGTTTGGAGACGTTCCCTACTTTGAAGCCTTTAAAGGGAATCAAGGCACGGTGACCCCTGTTTACGATAGTCAAGAATCCATTTATATGGCTGAAAATGGAATATTAGATAATCTTAATAAAGGGATATCGGCCATTGAATCCTATGAAGGAACCATTCCGCTCGAAGGGGATATCCTTTTTGAGGGTGACTTGGAAAGCTGGGTGCGTTTTGCCAATTCACTTAAGATCAAATACCTCATGCGAATTTCTTCAAAATTGGACGTGGCTACGGAACTGCAAGCCCTTTTTAACGAAGGAAATTATATTCAGGAGAATAGTCAAAATGCAGTGTTTGATTTTACGGATGGCGAGCCCAACAATTTTAGGCTGGCAAGATTGCGAATTGGAGATTTCAACAATTTTGTGATGTCCGAAACGATGGATGAAATTTTAACCAATCTTAATGACCCGCGTATTTCAAAACTTTTTAGGCCCATTGCTAATAGTGATATGGGTGATGAATATAACGGACTCTTAAATGGTATCGATGCCTCTTCAACTACTATTAACGTATCTGACTATTCCTTGGCCGGGACTATTTTTAGGGAAAATACAGGGGTCTTGGACGCCAATTTCATGACGAGTATGGAGACCCATTTTCTTTTGGCCGAGGCTGCGCAAAAGGGTTTAATCACTGGAAATGTGAATCAGCTATATGAAAGGGGGGTCAGCCAGGCTTTTGACTATTGGCAGGTAGTCCTTTCCAATGAGTATTTAACGGGTCCAGGAGCATTGAATAACGGAAATCCTTTGGAGAATATTATCACCCAAAAGTGGATTGCCAATATGATTAATGGATATGAAGGTTGGATAGAATATAGAAGAACAGGTTACCCACAGCTAAAAACAATTTCAGCAAGTCTCAATGATGATTTAATACCCGTTAGAATGCCATATCCCGGCGAGGAAGAAGCGCTTAACAATTCTAATTACACCGAAGCTTCAGACAATACAAACGGTAACAGTATCAACGTAAACGTCTGGT
This window of the Maribacter cobaltidurans genome carries:
- a CDS encoding SusC/RagA family TonB-linked outer membrane protein; protein product: MKYIMLVMTLFMTATGFCQNTVSGTVTDAAGNPIPYVNVLLSGTNKGTITNEEGKFSINTTDTKGVLEFSVLGYQTQKVPINDLLYIEVALLESSEQLDEVVLTALGLKRETKELGYVVQSLDAQGVTEVKSVNFLDNLTGKLAGVTISQGPTGVGSTSKITIRGEASFSNNNPLFIVDGVPINNNSVFNFTNEAAAGFQEIDFGNGAMEVNPDDIAEVSVLKGPSAAALYGTRASNGVIVIETKSGRNSTGLGISYNTSFFVDTAFQLPDFQNEYGQGNAGQFAFVDGLGGGTNDLISYSWGPRLDVGNLIPQFDSPVTLPDGTVVRGGDTALYSGLPITPTPFVSHPDNLKDFYRTGTTLINNIAVASNFEKGNYRLSFTDLRSESIIPGVNLDRQTISARLGFRPTEKLSINSSISYINSKSDNRPSNGYGSENVNYSLVGWGPRSLNMESLRDYWQPGLEGVQQYSFNYTYFDNPFFIMYENRNSFNRDRVFGNISASYDITEHLTASIRSGMDYSSELRQLRRAFSSNRFQNGGYAEHDVFYREINTDFLLNYINRFNDVSLDVSVGGNRLDQKAFTSQSQTTSLAQPRIFRLSNAASPVEVFEFESNKRINSFYGLVKLGYKDFLFLDITGRNDWSSALATPFSVDNTSFFYPSVSSSFILSEVVDVPQFISFAKLRASWAQVGNDTNPYQTTSAFVAQTPFNGQPTFSNQNTIANPNLQPEQTSSFEIGADLRFFGDQLHFDISYYNALTKNQIISLPIGISSGYTKQVVNAGSVRSKGLEIITGISPVVSESFSWNSTLNFSTNRAIVEDLPQEDGRLTLAYSRIYDSQNQTVYLQVEEGGRVGDLYGTGYLKNENGDFILTDEGRYIPNNDLQKLGNYNPDFMLGFNNQFKYKNWNLGFLLDWRQGGIIVSRTRALGNVGGQLAETSFRPEAGIVPVGVVNTGTDDNPVYTPNTVAVSAESYYRQFYDRNHEENNTYDASFLKLRQFSIGYTFKDLSVFNQDARLNVSLIGRNLFALTENPHFDPEQLAVQGQGFIGGVEDMSYATTRSIGIKAGFNF
- a CDS encoding SusD/RagB family nutrient-binding outer membrane lipoprotein yields the protein MKKTYSLLLFLAIISCTQDFEDINTNPNSPVSVQPSLLLRQVIYDYGEQMSYEGFTAGNLLGQYTTALDFNLFDRHNLKSPQLGGNPWPIFYENLRDNEIILNLSQENTSFSVYEGPARIMKAYMAAALTDLFGDVPYFEAFKGNQGTVTPVYDSQESIYMAENGILDNLNKGISAIESYEGTIPLEGDILFEGDLESWVRFANSLKIKYLMRISSKLDVATELQALFNEGNYIQENSQNAVFDFTDGEPNNFRLARLRIGDFNNFVMSETMDEILTNLNDPRISKLFRPIANSDMGDEYNGLLNGIDASSTTINVSDYSLAGTIFRENTGVLDANFMTSMETHFLLAEAAQKGLITGNVNQLYERGVSQAFDYWQVVLSNEYLTGPGALNNGNPLENIITQKWIANMINGYEGWIEYRRTGYPQLKTISASLNDDLIPVRMPYPGEEEALNNSNYTEASDNTNGNSINVNVWWDEE
- a CDS encoding TIGR04282 family arsenosugar biosynthesis glycosyltransferase; the protein is MRSTAVLVFANSSQEEMRYKPINNGEVLFDSLTQRTLKEVEKTSLAYFHITEHHQKGNSFGERFTNAIKSVFDQGFEKVITVGNDTPHLQSGHIKAAAEALIKGRTVIGPSLDGGFYLMGIHQENFNPDDFIDLPWQNSCLLRTLIENLEKNKCSFYKLPVFEDIDTLHDIQRLSNYISTLAISLISIFSDCLNTINRTVFFIGTFYSSISLQLPLNKGSPVFVPIR